In the Leptospira sp. WS4.C2 genome, one interval contains:
- a CDS encoding helix-turn-helix transcriptional regulator has translation MTNIFFLVPLFASLANVSCFIENITRDHRFHRLLSVFYFTIGIQNAATAALCLAPNETTSMALWIFQCHSFFLLAPVLVALCSFCTGRRLFNHATIGIAIYALVIDLLCSSIPKTFVYGFAPLSFGIAPLLTVFGGILGGSVHFFAISVSLYFVLFPLEWITFLNRKTFIISLCVWWFGLFSNFLPMYGFNFPPLHPVVDATLSVLLSIYLNRYNTARPSVYSLIASILISLAVGLLVGILVLGILPTFPFKEFATSVITTVTSLLFFAYLLKTSLKENKPNISFSLSLETFSLSKQELRICELVAEGHSRSFIRLILNVSDGTLRNHLKNIYAKVLPESNSTSKDQLQRLTVFLSKHKLIEGNSGK, from the coding sequence TTGACGAACATATTCTTTTTGGTGCCTCTCTTTGCTTCTTTGGCAAACGTTAGCTGTTTTATAGAAAATATAACGCGAGACCACCGTTTTCATCGGCTACTCAGTGTATTTTATTTCACAATTGGAATTCAGAATGCGGCCACTGCCGCCCTTTGTCTTGCTCCGAATGAAACTACTAGTATGGCTTTATGGATTTTCCAATGCCATTCATTTTTTCTTTTAGCTCCTGTCCTTGTTGCTTTGTGTTCATTTTGTACAGGCAGGCGATTGTTTAATCATGCTACAATTGGAATTGCTATTTATGCTCTGGTGATAGATTTACTTTGTTCCTCCATACCGAAAACCTTTGTTTATGGATTTGCCCCACTCTCCTTTGGAATCGCACCTTTACTTACTGTTTTTGGTGGGATTCTTGGTGGCTCTGTCCATTTTTTTGCTATATCTGTGTCGTTGTATTTTGTTCTTTTCCCATTAGAATGGATTACATTTTTGAATCGTAAGACGTTTATCATTTCGTTATGTGTTTGGTGGTTTGGGCTTTTTTCCAATTTTTTACCCATGTATGGATTTAACTTTCCACCATTACATCCTGTAGTGGACGCCACTCTTTCTGTGTTACTATCCATCTATTTGAATCGCTATAATACAGCAAGGCCAAGTGTATACAGTCTTATTGCTTCTATTTTGATTTCTTTAGCAGTAGGATTACTTGTTGGGATTTTAGTATTAGGAATTCTTCCTACTTTTCCATTCAAAGAATTTGCCACTTCTGTGATTACAACCGTAACCAGTCTTTTGTTTTTTGCCTATTTGTTGAAAACATCTTTGAAAGAAAATAAGCCAAACATTTCTTTTTCATTGTCACTTGAAACATTTTCTTTATCAAAACAAGAACTCAGAATCTGTGAGTTGGTAGCTGAAGGGCATAGTCGTTCGTTCATTCGTCTGATTCTTAATGTATCGGATGGAACTTTACGGAATCATTTGAAGAATATATATGCAAAAGTACTTCCTGAATCGAATTCTACCTCAAAAGACCAATTGCAAAGGCTGACCGTATTTTTATCCAAACATAAGCTAATAGAGGGCAATTCTGGTAAATAA
- the eutC gene encoding ethanolamine ammonia-lyase subunit EutC — protein sequence MTFLDEWKQFSNARIGLHRFGGSISTKEVLRFRLDHARARDAVLLSPNFLKLLEDLETLGKPKKLPSIFVESKVYSKEEYLLRPDLGRRLSHESIVKLQPLAGEYDVVLIGVDGLSAKAIDENFIPFLKILIDVVDKKGLRLAPLVLSKWGRVAIGDEIGEILKAKVSIVVIGERPGLSSADSLGVYITYRPQVGKTDESRNCISNIRPSGFGFEGAVAKTIYLLEESIRRKLSGVELKDDMPPEFLLKSKDHPSLGQ from the coding sequence ATGACTTTTTTGGACGAATGGAAACAATTTAGTAATGCAAGGATCGGTCTCCATCGGTTTGGAGGCTCCATATCCACCAAAGAGGTGTTAAGGTTTCGATTGGACCATGCGAGAGCCAGAGATGCCGTTTTACTGAGTCCCAATTTTCTTAAGTTACTTGAGGATTTGGAGACTTTAGGCAAACCCAAAAAACTCCCCAGTATATTTGTAGAAAGTAAAGTTTATTCTAAAGAAGAGTATTTACTAAGGCCCGATTTAGGACGAAGGTTGTCCCATGAATCAATTGTAAAGTTACAGCCATTAGCTGGTGAATACGATGTTGTTCTCATTGGTGTGGATGGGCTTTCCGCTAAAGCGATCGATGAAAATTTCATTCCGTTTTTAAAAATTCTAATCGATGTCGTTGATAAAAAAGGATTACGTCTTGCCCCTCTGGTTCTTTCGAAATGGGGTAGGGTGGCCATTGGTGACGAAATTGGTGAAATTTTAAAGGCAAAGGTATCGATTGTTGTGATTGGAGAAAGGCCAGGATTGTCTTCGGCAGATAGTTTAGGAGTTTATATCACCTATCGGCCACAAGTTGGGAAAACAGACGAGAGTCGTAATTGTATTTCGAATATCCGGCCCAGTGGTTTTGGATTTGAAGGTGCTGTAGCGAAAACCATTTATCTTTTAGAAGAATCAATTCGCAGAAAGCTATCGGGTGTGGAATTGAAGGATGATATGCCACCAGAGTTTTTACTAAAATCTAAAGATCATCCTTCCCTTGGCCAATGA
- a CDS encoding SRPBCC family protein, which produces MKEGQVKHSTFTIERILPASKERSFAAWANAESKRRWFACHDDWKTVEYQLDFRIGGLESNLVLTPSGNRHVFEGRYHDIIPNERIVYAFSMYVNDIRISVSLVTVVFESKVEGRTKMVFTEQIVLLKDSDELGLSLEEEVRGRVDGTNAGFDRLVKELS; this is translated from the coding sequence ATGAAAGAAGGACAAGTAAAACACTCTACATTTACAATTGAAAGGATTCTTCCTGCGTCTAAAGAGAGATCTTTTGCTGCTTGGGCCAATGCTGAATCCAAACGAAGATGGTTTGCCTGTCATGATGATTGGAAAACCGTAGAATACCAGTTAGACTTTCGGATCGGTGGATTGGAATCCAATCTTGTGCTTACTCCTTCAGGAAACCGGCATGTTTTTGAAGGACGTTATCATGATATAATACCAAATGAAAGAATTGTTTATGCTTTTTCTATGTATGTAAATGATATTCGAATTTCTGTTTCACTCGTGACCGTTGTGTTTGAGTCAAAGGTTGAGGGAAGAACTAAGATGGTCTTTACTGAACAGATTGTTTTGTTAAAAGATTCAGATGAATTGGGATTGTCTCTTGAGGAAGAAGTTCGGGGTCGGGTGGACGGAACCAATGCAGGTTTTGACCGACTCGTAAAAGAGCTGTCTTGA
- a CDS encoding DUF1554 domain-containing protein — protein sequence MENICDSDSTSFSKTIVAKSILGDTSSHCFLMSASSFTVGGKISGLTGAGLRLILNQKVTLEIPSGSTEFVFPILVPVGSIYEVNFAKQAEGNFCELINATGKVINKNIQDIEINCKSSCINCIIFITQNDYPANIGKASNFDSSCQSDPNYPGSGNFKAMVVDGISRRASITSNLGDGQIDWVFKANQAYIRPNGIAIETSNANGLFTSTISTPITTTSSDHWTGLDSDWTTFLNGDGACLKWTTNFSGELGVAGDAYTQDILTLTRGKGLQQCSINRELVCVEQ from the coding sequence ATGGAAAACATATGCGATTCAGATTCAACATCCTTTTCAAAAACAATTGTAGCAAAATCAATTCTAGGTGATACAAGCTCACATTGTTTTCTGATGAGTGCGTCAAGTTTTACTGTTGGTGGAAAAATCTCTGGGCTTACGGGTGCTGGACTTAGATTGATTTTGAATCAAAAAGTAACGCTCGAGATTCCCTCTGGTAGCACAGAGTTTGTTTTTCCTATCCTTGTTCCTGTTGGCTCTATTTACGAAGTTAATTTTGCGAAGCAGGCAGAGGGTAACTTCTGTGAATTGATAAACGCCACGGGAAAGGTTATCAACAAAAATATACAGGATATTGAAATCAATTGTAAGTCTTCTTGTATCAACTGTATTATATTTATAACCCAGAATGACTACCCGGCAAATATTGGCAAAGCATCTAACTTTGATTCCAGTTGCCAGTCAGATCCAAACTACCCAGGCTCTGGTAATTTCAAAGCAATGGTTGTCGACGGAATATCACGAAGGGCAAGTATCACATCAAATTTGGGCGATGGTCAGATCGATTGGGTTTTTAAAGCAAACCAGGCTTACATACGACCAAACGGAATTGCTATAGAAACATCCAATGCCAATGGATTATTTACATCAACAATTTCTACACCAATTACAACTACTAGCTCTGACCATTGGACGGGACTCGATTCAGATTGGACAACATTTTTAAATGGAGATGGAGCTTGTTTGAAGTGGACTACAAATTTCTCTGGCGAATTGGGAGTCGCTGGAGATGCTTATACTCAAGATATATTGACACTCACAAGAGGGAAAGGACTACAACAATGTTCCATCAATCGCGAGTTAGTTTGTGTAGAGCAATAA
- a CDS encoding winged helix-turn-helix transcriptional regulator, translating into MSSNQKKRSDCPISCSLDIWGDKWSLLIIRDIMFFKKRTYGDFLKSEEGIATNILASRLQTLEENGLVEKLGHPDNKVKVLYKLTQKGIDLFPIFIEIYLWSEKYFEIPRELKAKLKEVKKDKEAFKRLLSKDLREDQK; encoded by the coding sequence ATGTCATCGAACCAAAAAAAAAGGTCGGATTGTCCAATCAGCTGCTCTCTTGATATTTGGGGCGATAAATGGTCACTTCTCATAATCAGAGATATAATGTTCTTTAAAAAACGCACATACGGCGATTTTCTGAAGTCGGAAGAAGGGATTGCTACAAATATTCTAGCCTCGAGGCTTCAAACACTAGAAGAAAACGGTCTCGTCGAAAAATTGGGACATCCAGATAACAAAGTAAAAGTTTTGTATAAGTTAACGCAGAAAGGTATCGATTTGTTTCCTATCTTTATAGAGATTTATCTCTGGTCAGAAAAGTATTTTGAGATTCCAAGAGAATTAAAGGCGAAGTTAAAAGAGGTAAAGAAGGATAAGGAAGCGTTTAAACGATTGTTATCAAAGGATTTGCGTGAAGACCAAAAGTAA
- a CDS encoding ArsR/SmtB family transcription factor, with protein MKSKILGLESIFHALADRSRLGMVERLSLGPASVKELAEPLDMALPSVLKHLRVLEEGGIVISEKLGRVRTYRLDPTKLSGIDLWMAERKAAWNRSFDRLDKFLIETSDENSD; from the coding sequence ATGAAATCTAAAATTTTAGGTTTGGAATCTATCTTTCATGCTCTTGCCGATCGCAGTCGTTTGGGAATGGTCGAACGTTTGAGTTTGGGTCCTGCTTCTGTTAAAGAACTGGCCGAACCACTGGATATGGCCTTACCTTCTGTTTTGAAACATTTAAGGGTTTTGGAAGAGGGAGGGATTGTGATTTCAGAAAAGTTAGGTAGAGTTCGTACCTACCGATTGGATCCTACTAAACTTTCGGGAATTGACTTATGGATGGCAGAAAGAAAGGCAGCTTGGAACCGCAGTTTTGACCGGCTTGATAAATTTTTAATAGAAACGTCGGATGAAAATTCCGACTAG
- a CDS encoding glutathione S-transferase family protein — MDNYHKSDLLLYIHPLASFCHKVLVALYENGTEFEPRIVDFLKEDASAAELFAYWPVGKIPLLRDRKREKTVPETSIIIEYLEEFYPGPQKLIPLESQLALETRLWDRFFDLYISVQIQKIVVDRLRPEGKNDLFGVQEAYNTLKIAYDMVEKQLGSRRFITGEKFTMADCSAVPALFYADTIISFRNTHPKITNYFEGLLGRDSVKRTIAEAEPYFYMYPLSDQIPKRFRKE; from the coding sequence ATGGATAACTATCATAAATCGGACCTCCTACTTTACATCCATCCTCTCGCTTCCTTTTGCCATAAGGTGCTCGTCGCCCTTTATGAAAATGGGACAGAATTTGAACCTCGAATTGTGGATTTTCTGAAAGAAGATGCCAGTGCAGCCGAACTGTTTGCCTATTGGCCGGTCGGTAAAATCCCACTTCTTCGAGATAGAAAACGGGAAAAGACAGTTCCTGAAACATCCATTATCATTGAGTATTTGGAAGAATTCTATCCCGGTCCCCAAAAGCTCATTCCTCTAGAAAGTCAGCTCGCTTTAGAAACAAGGCTTTGGGATAGGTTCTTTGATTTGTACATCAGTGTACAGATACAGAAAATCGTTGTGGACCGGTTGCGACCAGAAGGCAAAAATGATCTCTTTGGAGTGCAAGAGGCCTACAATACATTAAAGATTGCTTATGATATGGTGGAGAAACAATTGGGCTCTAGAAGATTCATAACGGGAGAGAAGTTTACCATGGCCGATTGTTCCGCAGTGCCAGCACTTTTTTATGCAGATACAATTATTAGTTTTCGAAACACGCATCCAAAAATCACAAATTACTTCGAAGGTTTACTGGGAAGGGATTCCGTCAAACGCACGATAGCTGAAGCAGAACCCTATTTTTATATGTATCCATTGAGTGATCAAATCCCAAAACGATTCCGAAAAGAATAG
- a CDS encoding SDR family oxidoreductase, translated as MKQTILVTGASSGIGLLIANKLHENGFTVIGTSRNPEKHKSILPFQLLELDISSETSIKSFSERLFKQIDNLDVLINNAGYLVTGLAEETPIELGRQQFETNFWGTVNLTNQILPYFRKQRQGKIITVGSFLGLIGLPNVAYYSASKHSLEGYFKVLRFELSGFNIKVSMVEPLAFKTNIGNSAVPSEIKINDYDLFRKQSAAFSKELFDKAPSPEPVVDTVIKIIDQKDPKFNFPVGKGASFILTMQHYAYKAFENSILKQIRKLK; from the coding sequence ATGAAACAAACAATATTAGTCACTGGAGCTTCCTCAGGGATCGGGCTCTTAATTGCCAATAAACTTCACGAAAATGGTTTTACCGTAATCGGCACAAGCCGAAATCCAGAGAAACATAAGTCAATTTTGCCTTTTCAACTATTAGAATTAGATATTTCTTCAGAGACTTCGATCAAATCTTTCAGCGAACGACTATTTAAACAAATAGATAATCTAGATGTTCTGATTAATAATGCGGGATATTTAGTCACAGGACTTGCCGAAGAGACACCTATCGAGTTAGGGAGACAACAATTTGAAACAAATTTTTGGGGAACTGTGAACCTAACCAATCAAATATTGCCATATTTCAGAAAACAGAGGCAGGGTAAAATCATCACAGTCGGATCTTTTTTGGGACTCATCGGACTTCCTAACGTTGCTTACTATTCTGCTTCCAAACATTCGTTAGAAGGTTATTTCAAAGTATTAAGGTTTGAATTAAGTGGATTCAATATCAAAGTTAGTATGGTAGAACCACTGGCTTTTAAAACTAACATCGGTAATAGTGCTGTTCCATCCGAAATAAAAATTAATGATTATGATCTGTTTCGAAAACAATCAGCTGCATTCTCTAAAGAATTATTTGATAAGGCACCTTCGCCTGAGCCTGTCGTTGATACAGTAATTAAAATCATTGATCAAAAAGATCCAAAATTCAATTTCCCAGTAGGCAAAGGAGCTTCTTTCATACTCACTATGCAACACTATGCATATAAGGCGTTTGAAAATTCTATTTTGAAGCAGATAAGAAAATTAAAATAA
- a CDS encoding nucleoside 2-deoxyribosyltransferase: MSEYIYCSGPMFTPEELSTMANIAAALESAGYKTYLPQRDGIEVAKVMAMVNTPIISGEIFRDIMIFVQKAVFAMDVYQVVERCNATVFNMNGRPADDGSISETGISFATGKPIVIYKNDPRTEFNGLDNPLLTGLSYNWKYVTDISQIPSKLAEMIVKVNAAGENLYLKNPPPLVKKTMEVGKEVWEILQIIRFFEHKEKDLVAILKVLMEKLKGSASFMKYLED, translated from the coding sequence ATGAGCGAATACATTTACTGTTCCGGTCCCATGTTTACTCCAGAAGAATTAAGCACAATGGCTAACATTGCAGCTGCCTTAGAAAGTGCAGGATACAAAACATACCTTCCCCAAAGGGATGGAATCGAAGTAGCCAAAGTTATGGCGATGGTCAACACTCCGATCATCTCTGGAGAAATTTTTCGAGACATTATGATCTTTGTTCAAAAAGCAGTCTTTGCTATGGATGTTTATCAAGTTGTAGAAAGATGTAATGCCACTGTGTTCAACATGAACGGCAGACCAGCTGACGACGGTTCTATTTCGGAGACCGGAATTTCCTTTGCCACAGGAAAACCAATCGTCATTTATAAAAATGACCCAAGAACGGAATTTAATGGTCTCGACAACCCTCTCCTCACTGGACTTAGTTATAATTGGAAGTATGTAACCGATATTTCCCAAATCCCATCCAAACTTGCAGAAATGATTGTTAAAGTAAATGCTGCAGGGGAAAACCTTTATCTTAAAAATCCACCTCCTCTGGTAAAAAAAACCATGGAAGTCGGAAAAGAAGTTTGGGAAATTTTACAAATCATTCGGTTCTTTGAACACAAAGAAAAAGACTTGGTTGCCATCCTCAAAGTTCTTATGGAAAAACTGAAAGGATCCGCTAGTTTTATGAAATACTTAGAAGACTAG
- a CDS encoding NADP-dependent oxidoreductase has translation MKAYVIQRYNKKNDLKLVDMPEPVMGLADVLIQIHAAGVNLLDSKIKNGDFKLILPYKFPLILGHDVAGVVVKVGTQVKKFKVGDEVYARPADFKIGTFAELITINENDVALKPKKLTMEEAASIPLVGLTAYQAFIEKANLKKGQKVFIQAGSGGVGSFAIQLAKHLGATVATTTSVPNFALVKSLGADIVIDYRKEDFETILKDYDLVLHSQDLKTLKKSLRILKPGGKLISISGPPDPDFAEKITSSWFLKTIIRLLSFGVRKKAKQLKVDFVFLFMRAEGNQLNEITGLIDLGLIRPVLDKVFPFEKVNDAMANVERGRTKGKVVIQVQ, from the coding sequence ATGAAAGCATATGTAATTCAAAGATATAACAAAAAAAATGATCTAAAGTTAGTGGATATGCCGGAACCAGTCATGGGACTGGCTGATGTATTGATTCAGATTCATGCAGCTGGCGTAAACTTATTGGATTCCAAAATCAAAAATGGTGATTTTAAACTAATTTTGCCCTACAAATTTCCACTCATCCTAGGTCACGATGTCGCAGGTGTAGTTGTAAAAGTTGGTACACAGGTAAAAAAATTTAAAGTTGGTGATGAGGTTTATGCAAGGCCAGCAGATTTTAAAATTGGAACATTTGCCGAACTGATAACAATAAACGAAAACGATGTAGCGCTCAAACCCAAAAAATTGACAATGGAAGAGGCCGCGTCAATTCCATTGGTTGGGCTAACCGCATACCAAGCATTCATTGAAAAAGCAAATCTCAAAAAAGGACAAAAGGTTTTCATTCAAGCGGGTTCCGGTGGTGTCGGCAGTTTTGCCATTCAATTGGCCAAACACCTAGGTGCTACCGTTGCCACGACAACCAGCGTACCTAACTTTGCATTGGTGAAAAGTCTTGGAGCCGATATTGTCATTGATTACAGGAAAGAAGACTTTGAAACGATTCTTAAAGATTATGATCTTGTATTACATAGCCAAGATCTCAAAACACTAAAAAAATCATTACGGATACTTAAACCAGGAGGAAAACTCATTTCCATTTCAGGTCCCCCTGATCCAGATTTTGCGGAAAAAATTACCTCCTCTTGGTTTTTAAAAACAATTATTAGATTATTAAGTTTTGGAGTGAGAAAAAAAGCAAAACAACTGAAAGTAGATTTTGTTTTTCTTTTTATGAGAGCAGAGGGAAATCAGTTGAATGAAATCACAGGTTTGATCGACTTGGGACTGATTCGCCCCGTTTTGGACAAAGTTTTTCCTTTTGAAAAAGTGAACGATGCAATGGCTAATGTAGAAAGGGGTCGAACAAAAGGAAAAGTGGTGATTCAGGTTCAGTAA
- a CDS encoding cysteine-rich CWC family protein: protein MWFWFLRRIPLENSNLPNQKSSQIKIDSPKHEEKICPNCSLIFECKVGSISLCQCTKLTLTLDERDYLAQQFEDCLCYHCMEKLAFEYRITKSYKALTWSF, encoded by the coding sequence TTGTGGTTTTGGTTTTTAAGGAGAATCCCTTTGGAAAATTCCAATTTACCAAACCAAAAAAGTTCACAGATAAAAATAGACTCACCCAAACACGAGGAGAAAATTTGTCCCAATTGTTCTCTGATTTTTGAATGTAAAGTTGGTTCCATTAGTCTTTGTCAATGTACAAAGCTGACTCTTACTTTGGATGAACGAGATTATTTAGCGCAGCAATTTGAGGATTGTCTTTGTTATCATTGTATGGAGAAGTTGGCGTTTGAATACAGAATTACAAAATCTTACAAAGCACTCACTTGGAGTTTTTAA
- a CDS encoding methyl-accepting chemotaxis protein, translating into MTNSTSISQISLKENINKSKVIGIKGQLILFIFLILSSVLSCIFYISYSTAKEQVLNVGEEMFTNVLKDAVGLVDALNERVKAGDMTLEEAQEMAKTYIVGPKMPDGNRDISKTKMSTNDYMYLWGITPEGIATMHPFNIEGANIWDYQIEGKYTVRDTWGNPKATGYPLREIWQNPGEPIYTFMAYQAYYKPWNWVIGAGGREEIIYERRLLGMQTVFLLSAVISLTLSMLFSYILATFIAKRIQKIKFVVEKASQGDLREKVDLAFKDEFGILGDDFNVMATNLREMMKHVSNSSVKVAESAKEMYTSAEHSSAVAGSIAKSIQQVAVNTESQLVAFTENKRAMLENSQAVAKIAESTATVSDLANEVLEKVQEGRDVIGTTIKQMSVVNSSVSGISNSIHVLGENSKAIGQIVETINQIASQTNLLALNAAIEAARAGEQGRGFAVVADEVRKLAERSEDATKQISILIGEIQKNTTSAVAMMENGTREVDQGVSMVNEVGQTFERIAGSIEKVTDEMQGVSATTEEISASTEELNASTEQLAQISNGISDSTQAIAASSEEQLASSEEVTAAANNLGMLADELKSEIDKFKI; encoded by the coding sequence ATGACAAATTCTACTTCCATTTCTCAAATCTCTCTAAAAGAAAATATTAACAAAAGTAAGGTGATAGGAATCAAAGGTCAACTTATCTTATTTATCTTTTTGATTTTATCTAGTGTGCTTTCTTGTATTTTTTATATCTCTTACTCAACGGCTAAGGAACAGGTTTTGAATGTGGGAGAGGAGATGTTTACCAATGTCCTTAAAGATGCTGTTGGACTTGTGGATGCCTTAAACGAAAGAGTGAAGGCAGGTGACATGACTTTGGAAGAAGCACAGGAGATGGCAAAAACTTACATTGTTGGTCCAAAGATGCCCGATGGAAATCGAGATATTTCTAAAACTAAAATGTCAACGAACGACTATATGTATCTTTGGGGAATTACACCAGAAGGGATTGCAACCATGCATCCATTCAATATTGAAGGTGCAAATATATGGGACTACCAGATTGAAGGGAAATATACTGTCCGTGATACTTGGGGAAATCCAAAAGCAACAGGCTATCCATTAAGAGAAATTTGGCAAAATCCTGGAGAACCAATTTATACTTTTATGGCTTATCAGGCTTATTACAAACCATGGAATTGGGTGATTGGTGCAGGCGGTAGAGAGGAAATCATTTACGAAAGAAGATTACTTGGGATGCAAACTGTCTTTCTTTTAAGTGCAGTGATAAGTTTAACCTTATCCATGTTATTCTCTTATATTCTTGCTACTTTCATCGCGAAGAGAATTCAGAAAATTAAATTTGTAGTAGAAAAAGCAAGTCAAGGGGACCTCAGAGAAAAAGTGGACCTTGCATTTAAAGATGAGTTTGGAATCCTTGGTGATGATTTTAATGTTATGGCAACAAATTTACGTGAGATGATGAAACATGTCTCCAATTCATCGGTAAAAGTTGCAGAATCAGCAAAAGAAATGTACACTAGTGCAGAACATTCCTCGGCAGTGGCTGGAAGTATTGCCAAATCAATCCAACAAGTGGCAGTGAACACAGAATCACAGTTAGTAGCATTTACGGAAAATAAAAGGGCTATGTTGGAAAATTCTCAGGCCGTAGCAAAAATTGCAGAGTCAACAGCCACAGTTTCGGATTTAGCAAATGAAGTGTTGGAGAAGGTGCAAGAAGGTAGAGATGTGATTGGAACTACCATTAAACAAATGTCAGTTGTCAATTCTTCTGTGAGTGGGATTTCCAATAGTATACACGTACTCGGTGAGAATTCAAAAGCTATCGGCCAAATTGTGGAAACCATTAACCAAATTGCAAGCCAAACCAATTTGCTTGCACTGAATGCCGCAATTGAAGCTGCGAGGGCAGGAGAACAGGGTAGAGGATTTGCTGTTGTGGCCGATGAAGTTCGAAAATTGGCTGAGAGATCAGAGGATGCAACAAAACAGATTAGCATTTTGATTGGAGAAATCCAAAAGAACACAACTTCGGCTGTGGCAATGATGGAGAACGGAACCAGGGAAGTAGACCAAGGTGTTTCCATGGTAAATGAAGTGGGACAGACGTTTGAACGAATTGCAGGTTCTATTGAAAAAGTTACAGATGAAATGCAAGGAGTTTCTGCAACAACCGAAGAAATTTCAGCAAGCACCGAAGAGTTGAATGCATCCACCGAACAACTCGCCCAGATTTCGAATGGAATTTCTGATAGCACACAAGCCATTGCAGCTTCTTCGGAAGAGCAACTTGCTTCCTCCGAAGAGGTAACGGCTGCCGCAAATAATTTAGGTATGTTAGCTGATGAGCTTAAATCCGAGATAGATAAGTTTAAAATTTAA